The genomic region CACCTAACGGAGCAACTGTTTCTTTACATACCTATGGAAGTGGTGGTGGAAATACTTTCTTAGGAGTACCTATCGATGTTGATACTGATTTAAATCCAGGTACCGGATTTGATTATGTTTTTACAGAAAGTGCAACGCAAACTTGGGCGCAAGCTCAGGCTGGTGTAACTACTTTGCCAGCAGGTGATTATTTGCCAGTTGATCCTTATAGTACTTTTGTAGGTACGCCGCTTAATGGACAATGGTGTATTAATATTACAGATAATTTGTCGTCTGATAATGGTTATATATTTTATTGGGGACTTAATTTTAATCCGGCAATTATCCCAGCAGATTTATCATTTACACCTAACGCGACTAGTGAGCAATGGTTACCTGATCCGTCTATTACAAATACGGTAGGTAATACGATAACAGTAACTCCTACCGCCGAAGGTGTGAATTGTTATACCTATGAGTTTATAGATAACTTCGGTTGTACTTATACAGAGGTTGTTTGTATAACAGTACTTCCAGAAATAACTAATGGTGTTCCATCTGGATTTGTAATTTGTGATCCTACAGGAACAGCCGCTACGGTAGATTTAACGACTCGTGATGTAGAGATATTAAACGGTCTCGCAGCAACGGATTTTCCTATTACTTATCATTTGACACAATCAGATGCAGAAAATGGAGTAGGAGCGATAACAACACCTACAGCATTTACAAACTCTTCAAATCCACAAACGATTTATGCAGCAATAACAGATAGCACAACTATGTGTGTAGTTGTTGAATCATTTGATATCTCTGTAGGCAGTGCTACTTATAATACAGTTCCAGATATTGACTTATGTGATGATCCTAGTAGTAATGGGTTTGAGGCATTTGATTTAACATCACAAGAGGCTGGTATCTTGGGTAGTCAATCTGCTATGGATTTTACAGTTACCTATCATACTAGTCAGTTAGATGCTGATGCTGGTATGAATGCTATTCCTAATCCTGCTAATTATATAAACGTACAGACACCAGCAGAAACGATTTATGTACGTGTCGAAAGTGCCACGGACGCCACATGTAATGATACAGGAAGCTTTGATATCACAGTTTCACCTACACCAGTCGCAAATGTTCCTATGGATATGATTGCTTGTGATGATGTGTCTAATGATGGGATAGCAACCTTTATTCTTTCATCTAGAAGTAGTATGGTATTGGGAGCGCAAAACCCAGCAGATTTTAATATTTCATATCACAGTACTCAAGCTGATGCAGATTCAAATACAGCAGCTTTGACTAGTAGTGGATATATGAATGCTGGTACGGGACCTGAAACGATTTATGTGCGTATAGAGAGCATACTTAACGATGCATGCTATAACACAACTTCATTTTTAATTAGAGTAGATCCTCAAGCTGTATTTAATACAGCTCAAACTATCACTTTGTGCGATGATGTTTCTAATGATGGGTTTGAAATCTTTGATATTACCAGTAATGAAGCAGATATTTTAGGAACTCAAAATCCAGCAGATTTCACAATTTCCTATCATAATACTCAGATGGATGCAGATATGAATACGGCGTCCATTCCTAATCCAGGAAGTTATACTAATATTTCAACACCTGTTGAAACGATTTATGTTAGAATTTCTCCTAATGGAAACGTGAATTGTTATGCAACGGGTACCTTTGACATTGAAGTGAGTCCTACGGCTGTTGCAAATCCTCTTACTGATATGACATTGTGTGATGATTCTTCAAATGATGGTACTGAAGTATTCGACTTATCTACACAAACAGCAACGGTATTAGGAACACAATTACCTGCTGATGTTGAGGTGACTTATCATGCATCACAAGCAGATGCTGATGCGGACACAGGTTCTTTAGCCTTAAGCTATGGAAATACTTCAAGTCCACAAACGATTTATGTTCGAGCAGAAAATGTTAATAATACTGATTGTTATACAACGACAAGTTTTGATTTAATTTTGAATCCTGCGCCTATAATTGCAGTTGCTGCAGATTTACAATTATGTGATGATCCTAGTGGTGATGGTGTAGAGAATTTTGATTTAACGGTTAATGAAACTGCAATTCTTAATGGTCTAGCGCCAGCAGATTTTATCTTTACCTATCATACTAGTCAAGCAAATGCTGATGCTGATGCACCATCAATTGCTACTGCTTATGATAATACAGTCTCACCAGAAACTATTTATGTACGAGTAGAAAACATTAATACAGGATGTTATAACACAACTAACTTTAATTTAATAGTAGAAGCTATTCCTTCTATAGCGACAGTTTCTAATTTAGAAGAGTGTGATGAAGATGGAGATACGGTAGCGATATTTTCTTTAAGAGATCGTGAGTCTGAAATTATAAATGGCCAGACAGGTGTCACGGTGTTGTATTATGCTTCTAATGCAGATGCTTTAAATAATAACAATGCTTTAGATGAGAATTCTTACTCTAATACAGCAAACCCTCAAACCATAAGTTATAGACTTACTAATGCCTCTGGCTGTTATGCGATAGGTGATTTTATCATAGACGCTGTTGCTGCGCCAGTGGTTGTAATGCCAATGGATGTTAATAATTGTGATGATGGTACTGGAAATGCTATCGCAGATTTAGCGCCAGTTACTATCCAAGTTATAGGTGCTCAAACAGGAGTTACTGTGAGTTATCATGAGTCACAAGCCGATGCTGACACTGATTTAAATGCAGTAGCTTCCACTTATGCTTACAGTTCAGATACCACTTTATTCATAAGAGTAGAAGACGATAATACGGATTGTGTAAGTTTTACCACTGTAAATTTAATTATCGATCCTTTACCACAGCCTAACTTGTTATCTCAATACGTTTTGTGTATTGATAATAATGGAGTTTTATTAAATGGTCCAGAGGTTCTAGATACGGGATTGAATAATACAGACTACACCTATGAATGGTATTTAGACGGAACGATTATAACAGGTTCTAGTAGTGCATCACACGATGCAATTGAACCTGGTGATTATGAAGTAGTCGTTACTAACATTGCAACTGGTTGTGATAATTCAACAACGACTAATGTGAGGCAATCAGGTATTCCTATAGCGTATAGTGTCGACATATCAACAGATACCTATGCAGTAGATCATCAGATAATCGCTACAGCTACAGGACCAGATGAATACTGGTTTAGACTTGATGATGGGCCATATGTAAACAATGGAGTGTTTAATAACGTATCACCAGGATTACACAATGTAACGATAGCTGAACGTTCTGGTTGTGGTGAATTAATCGTTGAGGTGTTTGTATTTGGTTATCCAGACTACTTTACGCCTAATAATGATGGTTATCATGATACTTGGAATATCATCGGTGCAGATCGACTACCCGTCACAACGCTATATATCTTTGATAGATATGGTAAATTGTTAAAACAACTAGATACCTTAGGGCCTGGATGGGACGGGAA from Nonlabens arenilitoris harbors:
- a CDS encoding T9SS type B sorting domain-containing protein, with product MKHLLTIAIIFIGLFATGQGIINMPDNNGVPTRFVTCSGSFNDDGQNGDYSNNMNGYAVFCPGIQTDRMQLNFIQMIIQTGDVLTIYDGDSTAAPQLGTFTNTTTAPGMFQASAGNPTGCLTVTFTSNGSGTGAGWRAGISCFDPCQAISTTILTTPVPDADGIVRICQGDTVNFDGSATFSVDGTGATYEWDLGNGGGLNPGAIQSETYTTSGIYLIDFVVTDATGCSDRESRDVVVHVSTDPDFTGTAAVDNTICYGESTDINGNVTPIEFAITPSPPITGRTFLPDDNGTTSYQTCVSVDLFPPGATMTNASDLVDIFLNMEHSYLGDLDISVTAPNGATVSLHTYGSGGGNTFLGVPIDVDTDLNPGTGFDYVFTESATQTWAQAQAGVTTLPAGDYLPVDPYSTFVGTPLNGQWCINITDNLSSDNGYIFYWGLNFNPAIIPADLSFTPNATSEQWLPDPSITNTVGNTITVTPTAEGVNCYTYEFIDNFGCTYTEVVCITVLPEITNGVPSGFVICDPTGTAATVDLTTRDVEILNGLAATDFPITYHLTQSDAENGVGAITTPTAFTNSSNPQTIYAAITDSTTMCVVVESFDISVGSATYNTVPDIDLCDDPSSNGFEAFDLTSQEAGILGSQSAMDFTVTYHTSQLDADAGMNAIPNPANYINVQTPAETIYVRVESATDATCNDTGSFDITVSPTPVANVPMDMIACDDVSNDGIATFILSSRSSMVLGAQNPADFNISYHSTQADADSNTAALTSSGYMNAGTGPETIYVRIESILNDACYNTTSFLIRVDPQAVFNTAQTITLCDDVSNDGFEIFDITSNEADILGTQNPADFTISYHNTQMDADMNTASIPNPGSYTNISTPVETIYVRISPNGNVNCYATGTFDIEVSPTAVANPLTDMTLCDDSSNDGTEVFDLSTQTATVLGTQLPADVEVTYHASQADADADTGSLALSYGNTSSPQTIYVRAENVNNTDCYTTTSFDLILNPAPIIAVAADLQLCDDPSGDGVENFDLTVNETAILNGLAPADFIFTYHTSQANADADAPSIATAYDNTVSPETIYVRVENINTGCYNTTNFNLIVEAIPSIATVSNLEECDEDGDTVAIFSLRDRESEIINGQTGVTVLYYASNADALNNNNALDENSYSNTANPQTISYRLTNASGCYAIGDFIIDAVAAPVVVMPMDVNNCDDGTGNAIADLAPVTIQVIGAQTGVTVSYHESQADADTDLNAVASTYAYSSDTTLFIRVEDDNTDCVSFTTVNLIIDPLPQPNLLSQYVLCIDNNGVLLNGPEVLDTGLNNTDYTYEWYLDGTIITGSSSASHDAIEPGDYEVVVTNIATGCDNSTTTNVRQSGIPIAYSVDISTDTYAVDHQIIATATGPDEYWFRLDDGPYVNNGVFNNVSPGLHNVTIAERSGCGELIVEVFVFGYPDYFTPNNDGYHDTWNIIGADRLPVTTLYIFDRYGKLLKQLDTLGPGWDGNYNGQPLPSSDYWFKIEYVQDGRKGEANGHFALKR